One genomic region from Euleptes europaea isolate rEulEur1 chromosome 6, rEulEur1.hap1, whole genome shotgun sequence encodes:
- the RNF25 gene encoding E3 ubiquitin-protein ligase RNF25: protein MSASEHTVLREFLDKNLARGFIQPSTTLSSAPAFFVRKKTEAAGERRGRRPRGGEARRAGEGGGEDSAQAAAGPHTPGPTPAANRVPSSPSNSQAPEGEGRGCAADTASASRPGKMAAAACEGERAGAAAAADWVLPSEVEVLESIYLDELQVSEGNGRTTPWEICITLYPATAEDQDSQYVCFTLVLAVPTQYPNEVPKIDIQNPRGLSDEQIQKISQTLQHLAEEHLGTPILYELIEKGKEILTDNNIPHGQCVICLYGFQENEAFIKTPCYHYFHSHCLGSYAAHMEEEIRAQRREREQTLTSLPKEVIEVQCPVCRKPLVYDLATLQAAAAPQQPMEVYCPDAKTLQHREQLRLIYQKQQEKGGIIDPEAERNRYFISLQKPLAPFEHEHAVISEDVTSAEKQLGPLAASEHTLGTAKVAPARNESEKVRPFPPLHHHGQREKTRGGRSSSRGPGQQLHCNPLEAPAETCYRFTSEEESKAFGWRSHCKKEGGNCGRYNQSFLKPCTREQVSACTDKKELCARGTSPAKEGTSFREEKIDVQRWTPKQEPEAQGKEDGLEASHHEVRRSARWQGQHAVQDCRRWGKPKGREHWSYSRMPRGQGWMKPKSGGDPQVQQTEGGS, encoded by the exons AGGCGGCGGGAGAACGTCGGGGTCGGCGCCCGCGAGGCGGGGAGGCTCGGCGGGCCGgagaggggggcggggaggattCCGCGCAGGCGGCGGCGGGACCCCACACACCCGGCCCCACCCCCGCCGCCAACCGTGTCCCCTCGTCGCCTAGCAACTCCCAGGCGCCGGAAGGGGAGGGGCGCGGCTGCGCGGCGGACACCGCTTCCGCCTCCCGGCCCGgcaagatggcggcggcggcctgCGAGGGAGagcgggcgggggcggcggcggcggccgactG GGTGCTGCCTTCAGAGGTGGAAGTTTTAGAATCCATCTACTTGGATGAGCTACAGGTGTCTGAGGGAAATGGCAG GACTACGCCCTGGGAAATCTGCATCACTCTGTATCCAGCAACTGCTGAGGACCAGGACTCACAGTACGTCTGCTTCACTCTTGTGCTCGCTGTGCCTACTCAG TATCCCAACGAAGTGCCAAAGATAGACATCCAGAATCCTCGAGGGCTATCAGATGAGCAGATCCAGAA GATTTCTCAGACACTGCAACATCTTGCTGAGGAACATCTGGGTACACCTATTCTCTATGAGCTAATAGAG aagggaaaggaaatcCTCACAGACAACAACATCCCTCATGGACAGTGTGTGATTTGCCTGTATGGCTTCCAG GAAAATGAAGCTTTCATTAAAACTCCATGCTACCACTACTTCCACTCACATTGCCTTGGCAGTTACGCAGCACATATGGAAGAGGAGATCCGTgcacagaggagggagagagagcagaCCTTGACATCTTTACCAAAAGAGGTAATT GAAGTGCAGTGCCCTGTATGCAGGAAGCCTCTGGTGTATGATCTTGCAACActacaagcagcagcagcaccacagcAACCAATG GAAGTGTACTGTCCTGACGCGAAGACACTGCAGCACAGAGAACAACTGCGCCTCATCTACCAGAAACAGCAGGAGAAAGGTGGCATCATAGATCCCGAAGCGGAAAGAAACCGCTACTTTATCAGCCTGCAAAAG CCCCTAGCTCCTTTTGAACATGAACATGCGGTCATCTCAGAAGATGTCACAAGTGCTGAGAAGCAGCTGGGCCCACTAGCAGCCTCAGAACATACTCTGGGAACTGCAAAGGTTGCACCAGCAAGGAATGAGTCTGAAAAAGTGAGGCCATTTCCCCCTTTGCATCACCATGGCCAAAGAGAGAAGACTCGAGGGGGGAGGTCATCTTCCCGAGGCCCCGGCCAGCAACTCCACTGCAACCCTTTGGAGGCACCGGCAGAAACTTGCTATCGTTTCACTAGTGAGGAAGAATCCAAAGCCTTTGGTTGGAGATCCCACTgcaagaaggaaggaggaaactgTGGAAGGTACAATCAAAGCTTTCTGAAACCTTGTACAAGAGAACAAGTATCAGCATGCACTGATAAGAAAGAGCTATGTGCCAGAGGTACCTCACCAGCCAAAGAGGGAACTTCCTTTAGAGAGGAGAAAATTGATGTGCAGAGATGGACACCAAAGCAAGAACCTGAAGCCCAAGGCAAAGAGGATGGCCTAGAGGCTAGCCACCATGAGGTCAGGAGATCCGCCAGGTGGCAGGGTCAGCATGCAGTGCAGGATTGCAGGCGGTGGGGAAAGCCCAAAGGAAGAGAACACTGGTCTTATTCTAGAATGCCGAGAGGTCAAGGGTGGATGAAGCCCAAATCAGGTGGGGATCCACAGGTCCAACAGACCGAAGGAGGCTCCTAG